Proteins encoded in a region of the Halioglobus maricola genome:
- a CDS encoding NAD-dependent malic enzyme: MVITNICRLQSGIRKAPMSEISTSASNSIILRLRIQNIPGILASVVAEIGKAGGNIGAIDIVQYEQECVVRDVTVETTGSEQIDSIEKKLSGLEGIEVLHVSDRVFVMHLGGKIEVTSKAPLKSRDDLSMAYTPGVARVCQAIHNDVRKAHNLTIKKNTVAIVSDGTAVLGLGDIGPEAAMPVMEGKAMLFKEFGGVDGFPICLDTKDTEEIIRTVKAIAPGFGGVNLEDISAPRCFEIEQRLIQELDIPVFHDDQHGTAVVMIAGLINALKVVDKSPAEIKAVVAGVGAAGTACTRMMLDLGIKNIIGLDRAGVLHAGRTDLNSAKQAYCEMTNPENIIGGMEEAIEGADLFVGLSGPGILTVAHVKTMADKPIVFAMSNPEPEIMPELAWPHVAVMATGRSDYPNQLNNVLCFPGLFRGALDASATDITEEMKMAAARAIAETIAEEKISSDYIIPSVFDKNVAPNVAEAVKKAFYESV, from the coding sequence GTGGTCATCACCAATATTTGTCGATTACAAAGCGGAATCAGGAAGGCCCCTATGAGTGAAATATCCACCAGCGCCAGCAACTCGATTATTCTGAGATTACGTATTCAGAATATACCGGGCATTCTTGCCAGTGTTGTTGCTGAAATAGGCAAAGCCGGAGGCAATATTGGAGCGATCGATATCGTCCAGTATGAGCAGGAGTGCGTCGTTCGTGACGTCACGGTGGAAACAACGGGCTCTGAACAGATCGATTCAATTGAAAAGAAACTGTCTGGGCTGGAGGGCATTGAGGTCTTGCATGTCTCCGACCGGGTTTTTGTGATGCACCTGGGCGGCAAGATTGAGGTGACAAGTAAAGCACCCCTGAAGTCACGTGATGACCTTTCCATGGCATATACGCCCGGGGTGGCCAGAGTGTGCCAGGCCATTCACAACGATGTCAGGAAAGCGCATAACCTGACCATCAAGAAGAACACCGTGGCTATCGTCAGCGATGGAACGGCAGTGCTGGGGCTGGGCGATATCGGACCAGAAGCGGCTATGCCGGTGATGGAAGGCAAAGCCATGCTTTTCAAGGAGTTTGGTGGTGTGGATGGTTTCCCCATCTGCCTGGACACAAAAGACACTGAAGAGATCATTCGAACCGTCAAAGCTATTGCTCCCGGATTCGGCGGTGTCAACCTGGAAGATATATCAGCACCCCGTTGTTTCGAAATTGAGCAGCGTCTGATTCAGGAGCTGGATATTCCGGTTTTTCACGACGACCAGCATGGTACGGCTGTGGTGATGATTGCCGGGCTTATCAATGCGCTGAAGGTAGTCGACAAGTCCCCGGCCGAAATAAAGGCAGTTGTCGCAGGGGTAGGGGCAGCTGGCACCGCCTGCACGCGAATGATGTTGGATCTCGGCATTAAGAATATCATTGGTCTGGATAGGGCGGGAGTGCTACATGCTGGACGCACGGATCTGAATTCGGCCAAGCAGGCCTATTGCGAAATGACCAACCCAGAGAACATCATTGGTGGCATGGAAGAGGCCATTGAGGGCGCAGACCTGTTCGTGGGGCTTTCGGGGCCGGGTATTTTAACCGTGGCGCATGTGAAGACAATGGCCGATAAGCCTATTGTTTTCGCAATGAGTAACCCGGAGCCAGAAATAATGCCCGAACTCGCCTGGCCGCATGTTGCTGTTATGGCCACAGGCCGCAGTGATTACCCCAACCAGCTAAACAATGTTCTGTGTTTTCCGGGACTGTTCCGCGGGGCGCTCGATGCCAGTGCGACTGATATCACGGAAGAAATGAAGATGGCAGCTGCACGGGCGATTGCAGAAACCATTGCTGAGGAAAAAATATCTTCGGACTACATCATACCGAGCGTATTCGATAAGAATGTTGCCCCCAATGTGGCAGAGGCCGTCAAGAAGGCTTTCTACGAATCCGTATAA
- a CDS encoding TonB-dependent receptor, producing MHYSRSKLATAITGLVLASVIAPSHAQQLEEVVVTAQKRSESVQDVPIAITALSGEQITKTGAVDFESLSDSLPNVEIAKAPGIKAIGIRGIASGAGNTGFEQSVGLYVDGIYASRVELFQEPFMDIERLEVLKGPQGVLFGKNSIAGALASHSARPTDTFEASISATYEFEYDGYEVTGIVSGPLTDNLFGRLAVRDQSQGAYVDNGSTGPDAGEDESTTIRGSFIWNPSEETEVYLKVETADYEATGYPWETVADDAPGSTAWALDTFGPGTVNGEVLGAVQGIRAAIPIPGVTVADPHPVVDTVPIPGADFSLGGLLGILTSREDQYFGSRAGGDDFVEDGKQFLNANTYTDHSSDNVTLQLTHYMGEFELVYLGGYGQFERESNNDNDFSAVDTLTTFNDRDFDQTSHEIRLVSPQGETIDYIVGAYYLDRTFEIFDSNRLFGSTAQYAETEFYQNFSWGGQGNYKEDAESLAFFAQVTWNITDTLRASFGGRYSEEEKTARNSSEGRTVLGSSELLEDADPVRADYLATNFGSGVYDYSDTINEYAFDPSVVVQWDFNDSSMAYVSWTQATKAGGFDANTGEGDEGNFTFEPEEAESIEIGVKTEFYDGRARLNAAIFFTDFSDLQVSAFDPNAGTVGAFVTTNAAEATTDGVEIDGLFAVSENLTLGGSVAFLEAEYDEYEAACPNSAPAAAALDCFTNSGGALVQDLSGVRLAQAPEWSGNLFADYSIPVGELYLGFRADVIYKDEVNLDYSQDYNLFVDDYWKINLLATLDSADDDWSLALGVFNLEDEQPVTFGGQAFGVDGLYWKNITRGREIKATATYRF from the coding sequence ATGCATTACTCTCGCTCAAAACTAGCTACCGCTATCACCGGCCTCGTGCTCGCTTCGGTAATTGCTCCCAGTCACGCCCAACAACTGGAAGAAGTAGTTGTAACCGCGCAGAAAAGGAGTGAAAGCGTACAAGATGTACCTATCGCCATCACCGCTTTGTCTGGAGAGCAGATCACGAAAACCGGCGCAGTGGACTTCGAGTCACTGTCAGATTCATTGCCCAACGTTGAAATTGCCAAGGCTCCGGGCATTAAGGCGATTGGCATCCGTGGTATCGCTAGTGGCGCAGGCAATACGGGCTTCGAACAATCTGTGGGTCTGTATGTAGATGGCATCTACGCTTCGCGGGTCGAGCTATTCCAGGAACCCTTTATGGACATTGAGCGCCTGGAAGTGCTGAAAGGCCCACAAGGGGTGCTTTTCGGTAAGAATAGTATCGCTGGCGCTCTGGCATCACATTCAGCCAGGCCCACCGATACGTTTGAAGCCAGTATCTCCGCCACTTACGAATTTGAATACGACGGCTATGAGGTGACCGGTATAGTGTCCGGCCCCCTCACTGATAATCTTTTTGGACGACTGGCTGTGCGAGACCAATCGCAGGGTGCATACGTAGATAACGGATCCACGGGACCTGACGCAGGTGAGGACGAATCAACAACGATTCGCGGGTCTTTCATCTGGAACCCGTCTGAAGAGACGGAAGTCTACCTGAAAGTTGAAACCGCTGATTATGAGGCAACTGGCTACCCCTGGGAAACTGTTGCAGATGATGCTCCCGGCTCTACGGCGTGGGCTCTTGACACATTCGGCCCGGGAACTGTGAATGGCGAGGTGCTAGGTGCAGTACAGGGCATTCGAGCAGCTATACCCATTCCTGGTGTGACCGTTGCGGATCCACATCCCGTAGTAGACACAGTACCAATCCCAGGAGCGGATTTCTCATTAGGCGGCCTGCTCGGCATTTTAACTAGTCGGGAAGATCAATACTTTGGTTCTAGAGCAGGTGGTGATGATTTCGTTGAAGACGGCAAGCAATTTCTCAATGCAAATACCTATACCGACCACAGTTCTGACAATGTCACCTTGCAGCTGACGCACTACATGGGTGAATTCGAGTTGGTCTACCTCGGTGGCTACGGCCAATTTGAGCGCGAGTCAAATAACGACAACGACTTCTCTGCGGTGGACACCCTCACCACCTTTAACGACAGGGATTTTGACCAGACCAGCCATGAAATACGATTGGTTTCACCCCAGGGTGAAACCATCGACTATATCGTGGGCGCTTATTACCTGGATCGCACGTTCGAGATTTTTGATTCCAACAGACTCTTTGGTTCTACGGCCCAATATGCAGAGACGGAGTTTTATCAGAATTTCTCTTGGGGTGGTCAGGGAAATTATAAAGAGGACGCGGAATCTCTAGCGTTTTTTGCACAGGTCACCTGGAATATCACCGATACTCTCAGAGCCTCTTTCGGTGGCCGCTATTCGGAAGAAGAGAAGACCGCAAGGAATTCATCTGAAGGGCGGACTGTGCTTGGTTCTAGCGAACTATTGGAGGACGCAGACCCCGTTAGAGCTGACTATCTCGCCACTAACTTCGGCTCAGGTGTTTATGATTATAGCGATACGATAAATGAGTACGCGTTTGATCCTTCCGTTGTTGTTCAGTGGGACTTCAATGATTCTTCCATGGCCTACGTGAGTTGGACCCAGGCCACAAAAGCTGGCGGCTTCGACGCAAATACGGGAGAGGGTGATGAGGGCAATTTTACATTCGAACCTGAAGAAGCTGAGAGCATTGAAATCGGTGTGAAAACGGAATTCTATGATGGAAGAGCTCGTTTAAACGCGGCCATCTTTTTCACCGATTTCTCGGATCTTCAGGTCAGCGCATTTGACCCCAATGCGGGCACAGTTGGCGCCTTTGTTACTACGAACGCCGCTGAGGCAACTACCGACGGTGTCGAGATAGATGGTCTGTTCGCTGTATCCGAGAACCTGACCCTCGGTGGCAGCGTGGCGTTTTTGGAGGCGGAATACGATGAGTATGAGGCGGCCTGCCCGAACAGTGCCCCGGCTGCAGCCGCACTTGACTGTTTCACTAACTCAGGCGGCGCCCTTGTACAGGACCTGAGCGGGGTCCGACTGGCACAAGCACCTGAGTGGTCGGGTAACTTGTTTGCAGACTATTCAATCCCTGTTGGCGAACTGTACCTGGGGTTTAGGGCAGATGTGATCTATAAAGATGAAGTAAACCTGGACTATTCTCAGGACTACAACCTCTTTGTGGATGACTACTGGAAAATTAATCTCCTCGCGACCCTGGATTCAGCTGATGATGACTGGTCTCTGGCCCTGGGCGTGTTTAACCTGGAAGACGAGCAGCCGGTAACCTTTGGCGGACAAGCCTTCGGGGTAGACGGGCTCTATTGGAAAAACATCACTCGTGGTCGTGAAATCAAAGCAACTGCAACATACAGGTTCTAG
- a CDS encoding nuclear transport factor 2 family protein, whose amino-acid sequence MSQNPSFIDTWHDYVKSGDSQQLRDLIHDDAIFWSPVVHTPQKGKEIVCQYLQAAGKVLGDDNFAYVREIVGERDAVLEFTNEVDGITVNGVDMIRWNDDGKIVDFKVMLRPLKAIQIIHQQMGAALASNDG is encoded by the coding sequence ATGAGTCAGAATCCGAGTTTTATTGATACCTGGCATGACTATGTAAAAAGTGGCGATTCCCAGCAGTTGAGAGATCTCATTCATGATGATGCGATCTTTTGGTCTCCGGTTGTGCATACCCCTCAAAAGGGAAAGGAGATTGTTTGCCAGTATCTGCAGGCTGCGGGCAAGGTTTTGGGTGACGACAACTTTGCCTATGTTCGTGAAATCGTAGGTGAGCGTGACGCAGTATTGGAATTTACCAATGAGGTTGATGGCATTACGGTTAATGGCGTGGATATGATTCGCTGGAATGATGACGGGAAAATTGTTGATTTCAAGGTAATGCTAAGACCCTTAAAGGCGATACAAATTATCCACCAACAAATGGGTGCCGCGCTGGCCAGTAATGACGGTTAA
- a CDS encoding NAD(P)H-dependent flavin oxidoreductase, translating into MALPDVLKQNLRLPLVASPMFIVSTRELVVEQCKAGIVGSFPSLNARTVDEFEQWLQYIVAELAAYDAENPDAPSAPYAVNMMVHKTNPRVEEDLALCVKYKVPIVITSLGAREDVNEAVHSYGGITLHDVINNRFARKAIQKGADGIIAVATGAGGHAGTISPFALVQEIREWFDGPLLLSGCMSTGPAILGALAMGADLAYMGSAFIATEEANAVDDYKQMVIDSGADDILYTSAFSGVHGNYLRPSIVASGLDPEALGNGDASQLAKLSDQGKEVKAWKNIWGAGQGIGPVKNIVKAGDLVATLAAEFEQARQSLQSKTG; encoded by the coding sequence GTGGCTTTGCCAGACGTATTAAAACAAAATTTGCGACTGCCTTTGGTAGCTTCGCCCATGTTTATTGTGTCTACCAGGGAGCTGGTAGTTGAGCAGTGTAAAGCCGGCATAGTGGGCTCATTCCCTTCGCTAAACGCACGCACCGTTGACGAATTTGAGCAGTGGTTGCAATACATTGTTGCCGAGCTGGCCGCTTATGATGCTGAGAATCCCGATGCACCTTCAGCGCCCTATGCTGTGAATATGATGGTTCACAAAACCAATCCTCGCGTAGAAGAGGATTTGGCGCTGTGTGTGAAATACAAGGTGCCGATAGTTATTACGTCTCTGGGTGCGCGGGAGGATGTCAACGAAGCCGTGCATAGCTACGGCGGGATTACATTACATGATGTCATCAACAACAGGTTTGCCAGGAAGGCTATTCAAAAAGGTGCCGATGGCATCATTGCCGTAGCCACAGGTGCTGGTGGGCATGCGGGTACGATTTCCCCGTTTGCGTTGGTGCAGGAAATTCGCGAATGGTTTGATGGCCCTCTCTTGCTCAGCGGCTGTATGTCCACCGGGCCTGCAATCCTTGGGGCGTTAGCGATGGGAGCTGATTTGGCCTATATGGGCTCAGCGTTCATTGCTACCGAAGAAGCGAATGCAGTTGATGATTACAAGCAGATGGTCATCGATAGCGGCGCTGACGATATCTTGTACACCAGTGCTTTTTCAGGCGTTCACGGCAATTATTTGCGCCCATCCATCGTTGCGTCCGGGTTAGATCCGGAGGCCTTGGGTAATGGTGATGCTTCCCAGCTGGCGAAGCTGAGCGATCAGGGAAAGGAAGTGAAGGCCTGGAAGAATATCTGGGGAGCAGGGCAGGGCATTGGTCCGGTCAAGAATATTGTCAAGGCTGGTGACCTGGTCGCCACATTAGCGGCTGAGTTTGAGCAGGCCAGGCAATCGCTGCAATCCAAAACGGGCTAA
- a CDS encoding DUF3604 domain-containing protein, whose translation MNSSGFARFSAIAALVLPSLALAIPPLVLADSYSPYPAQKFPRQVYWGDTHLHTALSGDSISTGNRLMPEDAYRFARGETVTTTTGVQARLSRPLDFVVVADHSEYLGVIADLVSGARTAENEFEKRWLQGIRERKVRELTREYHSYLNTNAPWRPDEKQERSAWERSVYYAEKNNIPGQLTAFIGYEWSTTLGDQHMHRNVIFRDGADRTKKIVPFSSLDSTNPEDLWDFLASYESSTGGRVLAIPHNPNLSIGGAFPSDAKVLTPEYVAKKRRFEPLVEVTQTKGDSETHPVLSADDAFADFERHSVPGPELSVEKERALRKKEYARSALQTGLKAEKRVGENPYGFGMIGSTDSHIAISGVEENSFFGSFTLLEPPMRAKGGPMAARFASTSAAGYAAVWATENTREAIFDAMIRKETYASTGPRMTVRFFAGWEFETAHGVSPDVAAVGYALGVPMGGELHKSVNVAAPSFLVSASKDPLGANLDRIQIIKGWLDADGSTREKVYDVALSDARQVGSDGSGVSPVGSTVDVDSATYTNAIGDSQLATVWRDPDFDASQPAFYYARVLEIPTPRWTTYDTVRLGTDLPKHVPAEIQERAYTSPIWYSTEED comes from the coding sequence ATGAATAGTTCTGGATTCGCTCGATTCTCCGCGATTGCAGCGCTGGTACTGCCATCGTTGGCTCTCGCAATACCGCCACTGGTGCTCGCAGATAGCTACTCTCCCTACCCGGCACAGAAATTCCCGCGTCAGGTCTATTGGGGGGATACCCATCTGCACACAGCCTTGTCTGGAGATTCAATTTCTACCGGCAATCGTCTGATGCCGGAAGACGCCTATCGCTTTGCCCGGGGCGAGACAGTGACCACTACCACCGGAGTGCAAGCCCGTCTTAGTCGGCCACTGGACTTTGTCGTGGTGGCGGACCACTCGGAATATCTGGGTGTAATTGCAGACCTTGTAAGCGGTGCTCGCACGGCCGAGAACGAGTTTGAGAAACGTTGGCTGCAGGGTATACGTGAACGCAAAGTGAGGGAGCTTACGCGCGAATATCACAGCTATCTGAATACCAATGCGCCCTGGCGGCCCGATGAAAAACAGGAGCGCTCGGCATGGGAGCGCAGCGTATATTATGCAGAAAAAAACAATATACCGGGCCAGTTAACAGCGTTCATTGGCTATGAATGGTCTACGACATTAGGTGATCAACACATGCACCGCAATGTGATTTTCCGGGATGGCGCAGACCGCACGAAGAAGATTGTTCCCTTCTCAAGTCTGGATTCTACCAATCCAGAGGACCTTTGGGATTTTCTAGCAAGCTACGAAAGCAGTACTGGCGGCCGAGTACTCGCTATCCCTCATAACCCGAACTTGAGTATAGGCGGGGCTTTTCCTTCAGATGCGAAGGTACTCACACCGGAGTATGTAGCCAAGAAAAGACGCTTTGAGCCTCTAGTTGAGGTGACGCAAACTAAGGGTGATTCAGAAACACATCCCGTGCTAAGTGCGGATGATGCTTTCGCTGACTTTGAAAGACACTCTGTGCCGGGGCCAGAACTTTCTGTTGAGAAAGAGCGGGCGTTGCGCAAAAAAGAGTACGCTCGAAGTGCACTACAAACAGGTCTCAAGGCCGAAAAACGTGTCGGCGAAAATCCTTATGGCTTTGGCATGATTGGAAGTACGGATTCGCATATTGCCATTTCGGGCGTAGAAGAAAACAGCTTTTTTGGCAGCTTTACTCTCCTGGAGCCACCAATGCGCGCCAAAGGTGGCCCAATGGCTGCACGTTTTGCGAGCACTAGTGCGGCGGGCTATGCAGCGGTCTGGGCTACCGAAAATACCCGAGAGGCTATTTTTGACGCGATGATTCGTAAAGAGACTTACGCCTCCACAGGGCCGCGCATGACAGTACGCTTTTTTGCGGGGTGGGAGTTTGAGACGGCGCACGGTGTTAGTCCGGATGTTGCTGCTGTGGGTTACGCGTTAGGCGTCCCCATGGGAGGAGAGTTGCACAAGTCTGTCAATGTTGCTGCGCCATCGTTCCTGGTCTCCGCCAGCAAAGATCCGCTGGGTGCCAACCTGGACAGGATACAGATTATCAAGGGCTGGCTGGATGCCGATGGCAGTACCCGTGAGAAGGTCTACGATGTAGCCCTGTCCGATGCACGCCAGGTTGGCAGTGATGGCAGCGGGGTATCACCGGTGGGCTCAACAGTTGATGTCGACTCCGCCACCTATACCAACGCTATTGGCGATTCCCAACTCGCCACGGTGTGGCGGGATCCTGATTTTGACGCGTCCCAGCCAGCATTCTACTACGCCAGGGTACTGGAAATCCCCACTCCCCGCTGGACTACTTACGACACAGTGCGTCTAGGCACAGATTTACCGAAGCATGTTCCGGCTGAGATACAGGAGCGCGCGTACACATCTCCGATCTGGTATAGCACGGAGGAAGATTAG
- a CDS encoding enoyl-CoA hydratase-related protein, producing the protein MADIEVKHRGAITWVFLNRPEALNALTPDMHYALQDVFDAYAKDDKQRICVITGAGEKAFCAGSDLKAFGGSYPPDGYAGLIERFDLTKPVIAAVNGFALGGGFEIALASDIVIATENARFGLPEPLIGAVALGGGIHRLVREVGNKQAMGLLLTGRQIDAEESYRLGLVNEIVPAEELEQAVNRWCEEILRCAPLSIDATKQCVTLGLAEPSLEAAMKNQNKYPAFARWESSEDWEEGRKAFAEKRSAKWRGR; encoded by the coding sequence ATGGCTGACATAGAAGTTAAACACCGGGGCGCAATTACCTGGGTGTTCTTGAATCGGCCTGAAGCTCTCAATGCGTTAACGCCCGATATGCACTACGCACTGCAAGATGTCTTTGACGCCTATGCAAAGGATGACAAGCAACGAATATGCGTCATTACCGGTGCTGGCGAAAAGGCATTTTGTGCCGGCTCGGACCTCAAAGCCTTCGGTGGCTCTTATCCCCCCGATGGCTATGCAGGGCTGATAGAGCGCTTTGATTTGACCAAGCCAGTTATCGCTGCGGTCAACGGCTTTGCTCTGGGCGGCGGGTTCGAAATAGCACTGGCATCAGACATTGTTATTGCTACCGAAAATGCCCGGTTTGGTCTGCCAGAGCCTCTTATCGGTGCGGTAGCCCTTGGCGGCGGCATTCACCGGTTGGTGAGAGAAGTTGGCAACAAACAGGCTATGGGCTTGTTACTCACGGGAAGGCAGATTGACGCAGAGGAATCGTATCGCCTTGGGCTGGTGAATGAAATTGTCCCGGCCGAGGAGCTCGAGCAGGCAGTAAACCGTTGGTGTGAGGAGATTTTGCGCTGCGCGCCATTATCGATTGATGCAACAAAGCAGTGTGTCACTTTAGGTTTGGCAGAACCCAGCCTTGAAGCCGCGATGAAAAACCAGAATAAGTATCCAGCGTTCGCCCGCTGGGAGAGCAGTGAGGACTGGGAGGAGGGCCGCAAAGCCTTCGCTGAGAAACGCTCTGCCAAATGGAGAGGCCGCTAA
- a CDS encoding DUF3604 domain-containing protein, whose protein sequence is MNLRVVLATLLVPICAALVFLWLAATGYLGREAGTGTHADIPVPADEVALRNRRQAPVRPSHTDSQILFGDFHVHTTLSGDAASMSMPLLGGEGSRPPGAACDFARYCSALDFWSVNDHAEQLTPRLWRETAEAIRSCNAVNSDPENPDTVAFLGWEWSQMGDTPQNHYGHRNVIFASTEDHELPARPIASRAPAGIEFGELPKLTRAIGFLLAPDRHVLDLSNYFEEVSAAHSDVCADGIPVRDLPLDCLEEAATPGELFAKLDDWGHDSLVIPHGTTWGNYTPPLSSWEKQLGPVGHNPARQTLVEVYSGHGTGEVYRPWRAITMGENGELECPQPTAEYLPSCWRAGEIIRNRCLTEGEGQQECDARAVLTRQLYLERGMAGHLVVPGAQVEDWLDAGQCEDCFLPSFNYRPMGSLQYMLALSGFEEGRPPRRFRFGVIGSSDNHSARPGTGYKEINRRGMTDAVGLKKGWFNRARPQPGPAMPDPVDISTLDIVARAEQDRINSFMSSGGLVAVHAGGRAREDIWDAVERKRVYGTSGDRILLWFDAERGGEHYPMGSEMRAEKSPQFTVKAVGAWEQNPGCPESSRLGLGADRLSALCRNECYNPSETRKLIERLEVVKVTPQIEPGEPVEPLIQDPWLVHECPADQLGCSFSFSDPEYSAGARDAVYYVRAIQAVSDAINGDNLRCEYDDEGQCIAVKPCHGNEALTEYEDDCLAPVYERAWSSPIFVDYKAESGRPL, encoded by the coding sequence ATGAACCTTAGAGTTGTTTTAGCCACTCTGCTTGTCCCTATATGTGCGGCCCTTGTGTTTCTGTGGCTGGCGGCCACCGGCTACCTGGGCCGTGAGGCGGGTACGGGAACCCACGCCGACATACCGGTTCCCGCAGATGAGGTGGCTTTGAGAAACCGGCGCCAGGCACCCGTTCGGCCAAGCCATACCGATAGCCAGATACTGTTCGGCGATTTTCATGTGCACACTACCCTGTCTGGCGATGCCGCCAGTATGAGCATGCCGTTGTTGGGTGGGGAAGGGAGCCGGCCTCCCGGGGCTGCCTGTGACTTCGCCCGCTACTGCTCTGCGCTGGATTTCTGGTCGGTGAACGATCACGCAGAGCAACTGACACCGCGCCTGTGGCGAGAGACGGCGGAGGCTATACGCAGCTGCAATGCGGTTAATTCGGATCCGGAAAACCCGGATACGGTCGCCTTCCTGGGATGGGAGTGGAGCCAGATGGGGGATACGCCGCAAAACCACTACGGCCATCGCAATGTAATATTTGCCAGTACTGAAGACCACGAACTACCAGCGCGGCCCATCGCATCGCGGGCGCCTGCGGGCATTGAATTCGGAGAGTTGCCCAAACTCACTCGCGCGATCGGTTTTTTGTTGGCACCCGATCGACATGTGCTGGATCTCAGCAACTATTTTGAAGAGGTCAGTGCCGCGCACAGTGATGTCTGTGCCGATGGTATTCCAGTTCGCGACCTGCCGCTCGATTGCCTGGAGGAGGCCGCTACACCGGGTGAGCTTTTTGCCAAGCTGGATGACTGGGGGCACGACTCTCTGGTGATTCCCCATGGCACTACCTGGGGTAACTATACGCCGCCCCTGTCGTCCTGGGAGAAGCAACTGGGGCCAGTGGGTCACAATCCGGCCAGGCAAACGCTGGTTGAAGTGTATTCCGGCCATGGCACAGGCGAAGTCTATCGTCCCTGGCGCGCGATCACGATGGGGGAGAACGGAGAGCTCGAGTGCCCCCAGCCCACAGCGGAATACCTTCCTTCCTGCTGGCGGGCCGGAGAGATCATTCGCAACCGCTGTCTCACCGAAGGTGAAGGCCAACAAGAGTGCGACGCTCGCGCTGTACTTACCCGGCAGCTTTATCTGGAGCGAGGTATGGCGGGACACCTTGTTGTACCGGGCGCACAGGTCGAAGATTGGCTGGATGCCGGGCAGTGTGAGGACTGTTTCCTGCCGTCGTTCAATTATCGGCCCATGGGGTCGCTACAATATATGCTCGCTCTCAGCGGTTTCGAAGAGGGCAGACCGCCTAGGCGCTTCCGTTTTGGTGTGATCGGCTCCAGTGATAACCATTCGGCGCGCCCAGGCACCGGCTACAAGGAGATCAACCGGCGGGGGATGACCGATGCGGTTGGATTGAAAAAGGGCTGGTTTAACCGAGCCAGGCCGCAGCCTGGCCCGGCAATGCCAGATCCGGTTGATATCAGTACGCTCGATATTGTCGCCCGGGCGGAACAGGATCGGATCAATTCGTTTATGAGCAGTGGCGGACTGGTGGCTGTACATGCCGGCGGGCGTGCGCGTGAAGATATTTGGGATGCGGTAGAGCGCAAGCGGGTTTACGGTACCAGTGGCGACAGAATCCTGCTCTGGTTTGATGCGGAGCGTGGGGGAGAGCACTACCCTATGGGTTCAGAAATGAGGGCGGAAAAAAGTCCCCAGTTTACTGTGAAGGCGGTAGGCGCGTGGGAGCAGAACCCGGGCTGCCCGGAATCCAGCAGGCTGGGCCTTGGGGCTGATCGTCTGTCGGCCCTGTGTCGCAACGAGTGTTACAACCCATCAGAGACGCGCAAACTTATTGAGCGACTGGAGGTGGTAAAGGTAACTCCCCAGATCGAACCTGGCGAGCCGGTTGAGCCATTGATACAGGACCCATGGCTGGTCCACGAGTGCCCGGCAGATCAATTGGGTTGCAGCTTTAGCTTTAGTGATCCTGAATATAGTGCCGGGGCGCGGGATGCCGTTTATTATGTAAGGGCTATACAAGCCGTTTCAGATGCGATCAACGGCGACAACCTGCGCTGTGAATATGACGATGAAGGGCAGTGTATTGCGGTCAAGCCTTGTCACGGGAACGAAGCTCTCACCGAGTATGAAGATGACTGTCTGGCGCCAGTGTATGAGCGCGCGTGGTCATCACCAATATTTGTCGATTACAAAGCGGAATCAGGAAGGCCCCTATGA